In Hymenobacter sublimis, a single genomic region encodes these proteins:
- a CDS encoding HK97 family phage prohead protease: MIELKNTPTTLMDVDASSRRVEIRLAEHLTVDSHNDRFQKGAWAKTISESSYIPFLWNHDASKIPAGLFDVKEFREDEFGLRGVAKLDNNRTADEILDGYKSGSINQHSVGFYTMQKKMADNGVRIITEAKLVEGSAVVFGSNPNTPFLGFKSADPLEVLEEIKERSERFTKAISVGNLTDEARHRLAIEHAIITKSLFDINESLKAKEPEVISTPELVLEPVVDMKMRELAELSKAWKNIK; the protein is encoded by the coding sequence ATGATTGAATTAAAGAATACGCCTACAACACTGATGGATGTTGATGCATCTAGTAGACGTGTAGAAATACGTCTTGCTGAGCATCTAACGGTAGATTCTCATAATGATAGATTTCAAAAAGGAGCGTGGGCAAAGACAATTAGTGAATCAAGCTACATTCCTTTCTTATGGAACCATGATGCATCAAAAATACCGGCTGGTTTATTTGATGTAAAAGAGTTTCGCGAAGATGAGTTTGGTCTACGTGGTGTAGCGAAGCTAGATAATAATAGAACGGCTGATGAAATCCTAGATGGATATAAATCAGGGTCTATTAATCAGCACAGTGTAGGCTTCTACACGATGCAGAAGAAAATGGCTGATAATGGAGTACGCATTATCACGGAAGCCAAGCTAGTAGAAGGTTCAGCCGTAGTATTTGGCTCTAATCCAAATACTCCCTTTTTAGGCTTTAAATCTGCTGATCCACTAGAAGTATTAGAAGAAATAAAGGAGCGTTCTGAACGCTTTACTAAAGCTATATCCGTTGGCAATCTAACGGATGAAGCACGGCATAGGCTTGCAATTGAACATGCCATAATTACTAAGTCACTATTTGATATTAATGAATCACTCAAGGCTAAAGAGCCGGAAGTTATTTCCACTCCTGAACTAGTGCTTGAGCCGGTGGTAGATATGAAGATGCGTGAATTAGCTGAGCTATCTAAAGCTTGGAAAAATATAAAATAA
- a CDS encoding phage major capsid protein, with amino-acid sequence MEHEVKSAIEIANEIKSDVTKQVNSVQEKINADLQLVQKSIDAVAAEQKRSAMSNAQVEVKSLETVVAEKTAEIKSLVKGGKAVEVKAPVDMLRGNTGVSTSQNDISRGGYIQQPNRLTHVRDFMRIGKLATPTYVYDRELLPEGKPALTAEGTRKPKVSFKTEPVTANGAKLAMHYKVSTETAHDAPALTYSFQGKGVEMVLVEEDAQLLYGSGANGEIQGLFPLAIPFNAGSLRVSNAQTIDVIRAAVNQVRKSMYRANVVFMHPDDVTALELTKDADGRYILPNIFTSGVNQVSRIQIAEIDAMNPGEFLVANLDLAVETFMIEDLSIKISDSNEDDFVTNKITVVIEERLLQAVVRPSALVKGTFAAAKAALSAAPVAPAAS; translated from the coding sequence ATGGAACATGAAGTTAAATCTGCAATTGAAATTGCTAATGAAATTAAGTCTGATGTAACCAAGCAAGTTAATTCAGTACAGGAAAAAATTAATGCTGATCTACAACTAGTTCAGAAATCAATTGACGCTGTTGCTGCTGAGCAAAAGCGTTCTGCTATGAGCAATGCTCAGGTAGAAGTTAAAAGCCTAGAAACTGTAGTAGCTGAAAAGACTGCTGAGATCAAATCACTTGTTAAAGGTGGTAAAGCAGTAGAAGTTAAGGCTCCTGTTGATATGCTACGTGGCAACACAGGTGTATCTACCAGCCAAAATGATATTTCTCGTGGTGGTTATATCCAACAGCCTAACCGTCTTACTCACGTTCGCGACTTTATGCGTATCGGTAAATTGGCTACCCCTACCTACGTATATGATCGTGAGTTGCTACCTGAAGGTAAGCCAGCGCTAACCGCTGAAGGTACCCGCAAGCCTAAAGTGAGCTTCAAGACAGAGCCGGTTACGGCAAACGGCGCTAAGCTTGCCATGCACTACAAGGTTTCCACTGAAACCGCCCATGATGCACCTGCTCTAACCTACAGCTTCCAAGGTAAAGGTGTGGAGATGGTTCTAGTAGAAGAGGATGCTCAGCTATTGTACGGTTCTGGTGCTAATGGTGAGATCCAAGGTCTTTTCCCGCTTGCTATTCCTTTCAACGCTGGTTCCTTGCGCGTAAGCAACGCTCAAACCATTGACGTTATCCGCGCTGCTGTGAATCAGGTGCGCAAGAGCATGTACCGCGCTAACGTGGTATTCATGCATCCTGACGATGTAACCGCACTAGAGCTAACCAAAGATGCTGATGGTCGCTACATCCTGCCTAACATCTTCACTTCTGGTGTTAACCAAGTTAGTCGTATCCAGATTGCCGAGATTGACGCAATGAATCCCGGTGAGTTCTTGGTAGCTAACCTTGATCTAGCGGTAGAAACCTTCATGATTGAAGACCTATCTATCAAGATTTCAGATAGCAACGAAGATGATTTTGTGACTAACAAAATCACCGTAGTTATCGAAGAGCGTTTGCTACAGGCGGTTGTTCGTCCCTCAGCATTGGTAAAAGGCACGTTTGCTGCTGCTAAAGCTGCTTTGTCTGCTGCTCCTGTTGCTCCTGCTGCTTCTTAA
- a CDS encoding head-tail connector protein, with amino-acid sequence MPILLNPIEPVSIELFKAYSKLIAAEDSALIELFIRAAREKAEKYTNVDYISKVKSKTFSILDKLTIPTADILSVSGVFTSVDELENGYTNYVEYLKGSIIERSLPIDYAFAPSYTITYGVEIHPEDVPAAVKIAIAKIAADLYENRENSTNETNKELSISFKTLLAPYRKLSRV; translated from the coding sequence ATGCCTATTCTACTTAATCCTATTGAACCTGTATCAATTGAACTATTCAAAGCCTACTCTAAGCTAATTGCGGCTGAAGACTCAGCTTTGATTGAACTATTCATACGTGCAGCTAGAGAAAAAGCTGAAAAGTATACCAACGTTGATTATATCAGCAAAGTAAAGTCTAAGACCTTTTCCATTCTGGATAAGTTAACTATTCCTACGGCTGATATTCTCAGTGTTAGTGGTGTATTTACCAGTGTGGATGAATTAGAAAACGGCTATACTAATTATGTAGAATATTTAAAAGGTAGCATTATTGAAAGGAGCCTACCGATTGATTATGCTTTTGCACCTAGCTATACCATTACCTACGGTGTAGAAATACATCCTGAAGATGTACCGGCTGCTGTGAAAATAGCTATTGCTAAAATTGCTGCTGATCTCTATGAGAATAGAGAAAACAGTACCAATGAAACCAATAAAGAGCTTAGTATCAGTTTTAAAACGCTGCTAGCTCCTTATAGAAAACTAAGTAGGGTGTAA
- a CDS encoding phage head closure protein, whose product MSAAGKFREVITIITPASVTTTDALGTIAVSTATSVTRWAAVEMLPAKEELVDGKVIYHQPYQFTLRYDAAITPMQRLEWKGKKISITSVRFNKNYTEIYLNGIERNS is encoded by the coding sequence ATGAGTGCAGCGGGTAAGTTTAGAGAGGTTATCACCATCATAACACCTGCATCTGTTACTACTACGGATGCATTGGGCACAATAGCGGTATCCACTGCTACCAGCGTAACCCGTTGGGCGGCTGTGGAGATGCTGCCAGCAAAAGAGGAATTAGTAGATGGGAAAGTGATCTATCATCAACCTTACCAATTCACCTTGCGCTATGATGCTGCAATTACTCCTATGCAGCGTTTAGAATGGAAGGGTAAGAAGATCAGTATTACTAGTGTAAGATTTAATAAGAACTATACAGAAATATATTTAAACGGAATTGAGCGCAACAGTTAA
- a CDS encoding HK97-gp10 family putative phage morphogenesis protein gives MSATVKLEGADNLSTKLKAWATRSKQKVQAEVASTLLAIESDAKKLAPVDSGYLRSSIHANIKGAYAGSVTASAEYAVWVEFGNGRNTPQPFLYPAYHMHKEAFLRNVKAAIKFK, from the coding sequence TTGAGCGCAACAGTTAAACTAGAAGGTGCTGATAATTTATCAACTAAATTAAAAGCGTGGGCTACCAGAAGTAAGCAGAAGGTACAAGCGGAAGTAGCCTCTACCTTATTAGCTATTGAATCAGATGCTAAGAAATTAGCTCCTGTTGATAGCGGTTACTTGCGTAGCTCTATTCATGCCAATATAAAAGGTGCCTACGCTGGTAGTGTTACAGCTAGCGCGGAGTATGCGGTATGGGTTGAATTTGGTAATGGTCGTAACACGCCACAACCATTCTTATATCCAGCGTACCACATGCATAAAGAAGCCTTTCTACGCAATGTGAAAGCAGCTATAAAATTTAAATAA
- a CDS encoding DUF3168 domain-containing protein produces the protein MFDPDIEVQKAIYAAVTTPVITLGDQVVPVYSHVPSTASAPYILLSQVSTAATSGAMACKYAECVFQLTILTSFPDPGIAYDLPIYTISGQVVNALDGKKLPLADGYSMRPLVVDYKRNASRYNNNSLEVLRYIRVKTIVFKNK, from the coding sequence GTGTTTGATCCAGATATTGAAGTACAAAAAGCCATTTATGCAGCCGTAACTACTCCTGTAATTACGCTTGGTGATCAAGTGGTTCCGGTATACTCTCACGTACCCTCAACCGCTTCAGCTCCTTATATCTTACTGAGTCAAGTATCAACCGCTGCTACCAGTGGTGCTATGGCGTGTAAATATGCAGAGTGTGTATTTCAATTAACTATTCTCACATCCTTTCCTGATCCCGGTATTGCCTATGATCTACCTATCTACACAATTAGTGGACAAGTAGTTAATGCATTGGATGGTAAGAAGTTACCTCTTGCTGATGGGTACAGTATGCGTCCCTTAGTGGTTGATTATAAGCGTAATGCAAGCCGATATAACAATAATTCTTTAGAGGTTTTGCGATATATACGAGTAAAGACAATTGTCTTTAAAAACAAATAA
- a CDS encoding phage tail protein, with protein sequence MINEVIGTEVAIKVNSKTLGCAESANFSTKFDMVDVSCMGSKGFKTQKPGAESWDGSISAVFRVINGDDAATNVSMKDMYTILRSKTLFDIEYELGGLDGEVFTSKAYLTNVDISIPKDGAVTWTANLVGAAPLVMEA encoded by the coding sequence ATGATTAATGAAGTTATTGGAACTGAAGTTGCGATTAAAGTAAACTCTAAAACTTTAGGTTGCGCTGAATCAGCAAACTTTTCAACCAAGTTTGATATGGTTGATGTAAGCTGCATGGGTAGCAAAGGATTTAAAACGCAAAAGCCCGGCGCTGAATCATGGGATGGTAGTATCTCTGCTGTTTTCCGTGTAATTAATGGGGATGATGCTGCTACTAACGTAAGCATGAAGGATATGTACACCATCTTGCGTAGCAAAACCCTGTTTGATATTGAATATGAATTAGGTGGTTTGGATGGTGAGGTTTTCACTTCAAAAGCATATTTGACCAACGTAGATATCAGCATTCCTAAAGATGGTGCTGTTACGTGGACTGCTAACTTGGTAGGCGCTGCTCCTTTGGTAATGGAAGCATAA
- a CDS encoding tape measure protein, translated as MDLEQLAIVINARIDGFEAGIKQAEKGLGRLAEGAKNTGASLTTYVTAPLGLLSYAAIKTTADIQGLEQGFKAVYKGAGDVGTEIKKTLEIAKLPGLGLKEALQGATNLQAAGFSAKEARTMLLAFGGALATVGKGKAELDRVNTALVQISNSSTVMQQDLNQLKDALPQIGTVMKQAFGASNAEGLRKAGITSKEFVERITEEFGKLPKVTGGLKNALENLSDAGTLALSKLGDSANNALGLEELANNVSASVTNLAETFASLDPATQKLILGFAGVAAGAGPVLFAVGSLGKAIPVAVEGFKALQGAGTLLYTSLGPVGIALAAVSAALVYYVATSKSATDEFKESAKSADELGNQLNPLLKRYDELSKKAKLTADEQVNLKETIQRIGEVTPGAITATDEYGNTMQISTGKAKQYLKVLQDIAKEKAATALPDLKVNYDDLVKRSKQAKAELDKLDKQRVITTPRFNSQGIQLPDQKITAESPDGIAYRKQLTNRVNLTKKAELEALNEVNKARKTIGLAPIVDAEDKREQAIIEAAKKKDKAILDSRAALEADIKKLEEETDKLSKERDAEQIASNNKLVAAKKAQIKEIDELGVGSKSDAKKAAKEISDLAKAHDDFRDGLRKVNNEFKLQGDAYDVAGEKAKVYKTYMDRLIELDKTGRVEKSPEFTAASTEYKNLIQLSQEYNDNVKFREIFLDAERSIALTAEQMQALGKTADDAQEKVKILESQLAQSLQAAERLKKEGAEENDRYLQAEIEQAKELQAELEKARVAAAQAKRDASADQLLEGLNGDTQPKTKPSGFFGKVAQTATGGGNSFEDLATGKAQSELEERIRKSQDAIRDMQSNGTSDAQIKQAKDALAGLKGELDLTDVYAGAAQQASDSLGQIGFVIVEGIGNIVSGQMSVADGLKSIFGKTLTIIGNFMKDFGKQLLLLGAGHVALGIASGNPAMVAAGGYELVAGGALALAGTLVSIGGSAITPSSGGMSAPTTSAYKAPDSVTSTKENQNVKIIVEFKEAQVDIEPNKLRVVMGVDEYRLTNYR; from the coding sequence GTGGATTTAGAACAATTAGCAATCGTTATCAATGCTAGAATTGATGGATTTGAAGCCGGAATAAAGCAAGCGGAAAAAGGCTTAGGCAGATTAGCGGAAGGAGCTAAGAATACAGGTGCAAGCCTGACTACCTATGTAACAGCACCACTTGGTTTACTCTCTTATGCAGCCATTAAAACAACGGCTGATATCCAAGGCTTAGAGCAAGGTTTCAAAGCGGTTTACAAGGGAGCTGGTGATGTAGGCACAGAGATTAAGAAAACGCTTGAAATAGCCAAGCTACCGGGGCTTGGCTTGAAGGAAGCGCTACAAGGGGCTACCAACCTGCAAGCGGCTGGATTCAGCGCCAAAGAAGCTAGAACCATGCTCCTAGCCTTTGGTGGTGCATTGGCTACCGTAGGCAAGGGGAAAGCGGAACTGGATAGAGTGAATACCGCACTCGTGCAGATCAGCAACTCAAGTACGGTGATGCAGCAGGACTTGAACCAGCTCAAGGATGCATTACCGCAAATTGGTACGGTCATGAAACAAGCCTTTGGCGCTAGCAATGCGGAAGGATTGCGCAAAGCCGGTATTACGAGTAAGGAGTTTGTAGAGAGGATTACCGAAGAGTTTGGTAAGCTGCCCAAAGTCACTGGTGGGTTAAAGAATGCATTGGAGAACTTATCGGATGCAGGTACGCTAGCACTCAGCAAGCTTGGTGATTCTGCTAACAATGCGCTAGGCTTAGAAGAACTGGCTAATAATGTCAGCGCCAGTGTTACCAACCTTGCGGAAACCTTCGCTTCACTTGATCCAGCGACACAGAAGCTTATTCTTGGCTTTGCCGGGGTAGCGGCGGGTGCTGGTCCGGTGCTGTTTGCCGTTGGTTCGCTTGGTAAAGCCATACCTGTAGCCGTTGAAGGCTTTAAAGCGCTGCAAGGGGCTGGTACGTTGCTCTACACTAGTCTTGGTCCCGTTGGTATTGCCTTAGCAGCGGTATCCGCTGCACTCGTGTACTATGTGGCAACCAGTAAATCAGCTACCGACGAGTTTAAGGAGAGTGCCAAGAGTGCTGATGAGTTAGGCAACCAGTTGAATCCACTACTCAAGCGCTATGATGAGCTGAGCAAGAAAGCGAAGCTTACGGCTGATGAGCAAGTAAACCTGAAAGAGACTATTCAGAGAATAGGAGAGGTAACACCGGGAGCTATTACCGCTACAGATGAATATGGTAATACCATGCAGATCAGTACCGGAAAGGCAAAGCAGTACCTCAAAGTGTTGCAGGATATTGCGAAGGAAAAAGCAGCAACCGCTTTACCAGATCTGAAAGTTAATTATGATGATTTGGTTAAGCGTAGCAAGCAAGCCAAAGCGGAATTAGATAAGCTGGATAAGCAGCGTGTGATTACTACTCCTAGATTTAACAGTCAAGGTATCCAGTTACCAGATCAGAAAATTACGGCTGAAAGTCCTGATGGTATTGCATACCGCAAGCAATTAACGAACCGGGTGAATCTAACTAAGAAAGCCGAATTAGAAGCACTGAATGAGGTTAACAAGGCACGTAAAACGATTGGTTTAGCTCCTATAGTTGATGCTGAGGATAAGCGTGAACAAGCCATTATTGAAGCTGCTAAGAAAAAGGATAAAGCTATTCTGGATTCCAGAGCTGCTTTAGAAGCGGATATTAAGAAGCTGGAAGAGGAAACCGATAAACTAAGCAAAGAACGTGATGCTGAGCAAATTGCCTCTAACAATAAATTGGTAGCTGCTAAAAAGGCGCAGATCAAGGAAATTGATGAACTAGGTGTTGGCTCTAAATCGGATGCGAAGAAAGCAGCGAAAGAAATATCTGATTTAGCAAAGGCACATGATGATTTCAGAGATGGATTACGTAAAGTAAATAATGAGTTTAAATTACAAGGTGATGCGTATGATGTAGCCGGTGAAAAAGCGAAGGTGTATAAAACCTACATGGATCGTTTGATTGAATTAGATAAAACAGGTAGGGTGGAAAAATCACCTGAGTTTACCGCCGCTAGCACTGAGTACAAGAACCTGATCCAGCTAAGCCAAGAATATAACGACAACGTTAAATTCAGAGAAATCTTCTTAGATGCGGAACGCTCTATTGCGCTAACCGCTGAGCAAATGCAAGCGCTTGGTAAAACGGCTGATGATGCGCAAGAGAAGGTTAAGATTCTGGAATCTCAGTTAGCACAATCCTTACAAGCCGCTGAAAGGCTGAAGAAAGAAGGTGCTGAAGAAAATGACCGCTATCTACAAGCTGAGATTGAACAAGCCAAGGAACTACAAGCTGAGTTAGAGAAAGCACGAGTAGCCGCCGCACAAGCTAAACGTGATGCTTCTGCTGATCAATTGCTAGAGGGGCTAAATGGGGATACCCAACCCAAAACCAAACCTTCTGGCTTCTTTGGTAAGGTTGCACAAACCGCTACAGGTGGTGGTAATTCATTTGAAGATTTAGCCACTGGTAAGGCACAATCTGAGTTAGAGGAACGCATTAGAAAGAGTCAGGATGCTATCCGAGATATGCAGAGTAACGGCACATCTGATGCACAGATCAAGCAAGCCAAAGATGCGCTAGCCGGTCTGAAAGGAGAACTGGATTTGACTGATGTATATGCGGGTGCCGCGCAGCAAGCATCTGATTCATTAGGTCAGATTGGGTTTGTGATTGTAGAAGGCATTGGTAACATTGTGTCTGGTCAAATGTCCGTTGCTGATGGTCTGAAAAGCATTTTCGGCAAGACCTTAACCATTATCGGAAACTTCATGAAGGACTTTGGTAAGCAGCTTCTCTTGCTTGGTGCCGGACACGTTGCGTTAGGTATTGCGTCTGGTAATCCGGCAATGGTAGCCGCCGGAGGCTATGAACTGGTAGCCGGTGGTGCCTTGGCTCTAGCCGGTACACTGGTATCTATTGGTGGTTCGGCTATCACGCCTAGCAGCGGTGGTATGTCTGCTCCAACTACCAGCGCCTATAAGGCTCCTGATTCTGTTACCTCTACCAAGGAGAACCAGAACGTGAAGATCATTGTGGAATTTAAAGAGGCTCAAGTAGATATTGAACCAAATAAATTACGCGTAGTGATGGGGGTAGATGAATACAGATTAACGAATTACCGCTAA